From one Geoalkalibacter halelectricus genomic stretch:
- a CDS encoding YicC/YloC family endoribonuclease, which produces MKSMTGYGKGQARVGGLALTAEIKTVNHRFGDINIKAPRFLLSFDNEIKKRVGERLRRGKIDVYISQEVSESLTTVPVLNRPLAESYMDLFRKMEAWFDLRDGVPLSLLAQQRDVILMQEAAPDPEGSSQCLFAALDQALAEVERMRAVEGQATREDMETRLRLVEQLLEQIKERAPLVVEEWRQKLHQRLERLSGELEVDPQRVAQEVALFADRCDISEEVARFASHLNQFRDLLGKDEPVGRQLDFLAQELNRETNTMGSKSNDAELTRMVVQVKAELEKIREQVQNVE; this is translated from the coding sequence ATGAAAAGTATGACCGGCTATGGCAAGGGACAGGCACGTGTCGGCGGCCTGGCGCTGACCGCGGAAATCAAAACCGTCAATCACCGCTTCGGCGACATCAACATCAAGGCACCGCGCTTTTTGCTGTCCTTTGACAACGAGATCAAAAAGCGGGTGGGTGAACGCCTGCGGCGCGGCAAGATCGATGTCTATATTTCTCAGGAGGTTTCCGAATCCCTGACCACGGTGCCGGTGCTCAATCGGCCCTTGGCCGAATCCTATATGGATCTGTTTCGGAAGATGGAAGCCTGGTTTGATCTGCGCGACGGTGTGCCGCTGTCCCTGCTCGCCCAGCAGCGTGACGTGATTCTGATGCAAGAGGCGGCGCCCGATCCCGAGGGGTCCTCGCAGTGCCTCTTCGCGGCTCTGGACCAGGCGCTTGCTGAGGTGGAGCGCATGCGCGCGGTGGAAGGCCAGGCCACGCGCGAGGATATGGAGACGCGCTTGCGTCTGGTGGAGCAGCTTCTCGAACAGATCAAGGAGCGCGCGCCGCTGGTGGTCGAGGAATGGCGGCAGAAGCTGCATCAGCGCCTGGAGCGCCTCAGCGGCGAATTGGAGGTCGACCCCCAGCGCGTGGCGCAGGAGGTGGCGTTGTTTGCCGACCGCTGCGACATCAGCGAGGAGGTTGCACGGTTTGCCAGTCATCTCAACCAGTTCCGCGATCTGCTGGGCAAGGATGAACCCGTCGGTCGCCAACTCGACTTTCTCGCCCAGGAACTCAACCGCGAAACCAACACCATGGGTTCCAAATCCAACGACGCCGAACTGACCCGTATGGTGGTTCAAGTCAAGGCCGAGTTGGAGAAGATCAGGGAGCAGGTGCAAAATGTCGAATGA
- the gmk gene encoding guanylate kinase has product MSNESKRPARGCLFIVSAPSGAGKTTLCRRLIDISPNLRHSVSFTTRPMRAGEREGVDYFFVDAEKFSRMIAAGAFAEWAEVHGNRYGTAINTLEQWLESGYDVLLDIDIQGAGQLRANLAAGEGVFVFILPPDLAELRRRLEGRGTDAPEVIERRIANAQGEIQASSGYDYVVVNDDFETALNELKSIIIAERCRATRVLPALADSFSIHV; this is encoded by the coding sequence ATGTCGAATGAGTCGAAGCGCCCGGCGCGGGGCTGCCTGTTTATCGTCTCGGCCCCCTCGGGAGCGGGAAAAACGACCCTGTGTCGGCGGCTCATTGACATTTCACCCAATCTGCGGCACTCTGTCTCATTTACGACCCGCCCCATGCGGGCTGGGGAACGCGAAGGCGTCGATTACTTTTTCGTCGACGCGGAGAAGTTTTCCCGCATGATCGCCGCGGGTGCCTTCGCCGAATGGGCCGAGGTTCACGGCAATCGCTACGGCACGGCCATCAACACCCTTGAGCAGTGGCTTGAGAGCGGCTACGACGTTCTTCTGGATATCGACATTCAGGGGGCCGGACAGCTTAGGGCAAACCTCGCGGCGGGAGAAGGAGTGTTTGTCTTCATTCTGCCCCCCGATCTGGCTGAGCTGCGGCGGCGCCTGGAAGGTCGTGGAACGGATGCTCCCGAGGTGATCGAGCGACGCATCGCCAACGCCCAAGGTGAAATTCAAGCTTCGAGCGGGTATGATTATGTTGTCGTCAACGATGATTTCGAGACGGCCCTGAACGAGCTGAAATCCATCATCATCGCCGAAAGATGCCGCGCCACGCGGGTATTGCCCGCCCTGGCGGACAGTTTTTCCATTCACGTCTAA
- the rpoZ gene encoding DNA-directed RNA polymerase subunit omega: MARVTVEDCLVQIPNRFLLTMVAAKRAKQLYKGGAPLTENKQNNKKIVLALREIAAGKIEYELPGRKK, encoded by the coding sequence ATGGCACGCGTTACCGTTGAGGATTGCCTGGTACAGATTCCAAACCGTTTTCTTTTGACCATGGTTGCGGCCAAGCGCGCCAAGCAGCTCTACAAGGGTGGGGCCCCCCTGACCGAGAACAAGCAGAACAACAAAAAAATCGTTCTGGCTCTGCGTGAGATCGCGGCGGGCAAGATTGAATATGAGCTGCCGGGTCGCAAGAAGTAA
- a CDS encoding RelA/SpoT family protein: MVRLDDILEKILSYNPSADLDAVRKAYVFSAKVHQGQTRLSGEPYLTHPMEVAFILAQLRMDVATVVTGLLHDTIEDTLTTLDEIRTIFGNEVATLVDGVTKISKMFLRSSEERQAENFRKMLIAMARDIRVILVKLADRLHNMRTLGFQAPERQLRIARETLDIYAPLANRLGISWIKSELEDLSFKHLEPAGYNELAGKVARRVKEREAYVDQVKDKIRVKLEEHGIRGEVSGRSKHLYSVYRKMERQGIDFEQVYDLIAFRVLVDSVRECYEVLGIVHSTWKPIPGRFKDYIAMPKANMYQSLHTTVIGPFNERIEVQIRTWDMHRIAEEGIAAHWKYKEGKGASTQEREERGFGWLRQLLEWQQELKDSREFMDTVKIDLFPEEVFVFTPKGEVKELPKGSTPVDFAYSVHTDVGHTCVGARVNGRLVPLKTELRNGDVIEVMTAPNHTPSKDWLKFVRTSKARNKIRQWIKSEQREKSIGIGRDLLEKELRKYGMSFNRAVASPDMARGIKELGFDQVEDVLAAIGYGKLSAGQVTARVVPQERLRGAEEQKPSRLGQVIDKIRKKPSSAIKIQGIEDIMVRFAKCCGPLPGDAVVGFITRGRGVTVHTADCPHVLEADPERRVDIEWDLKKKASRPVKMRVYCVDQKGMLAGITGAITNSEANIISASVHSSVDGKGINNFVVDVQNLEHFNKVVNALLKVKGVYKVERLRG, from the coding sequence ATGGTTCGTCTGGACGACATTCTTGAAAAGATTCTCTCCTATAATCCCAGCGCCGATCTCGACGCGGTTCGCAAGGCCTACGTCTTCAGTGCCAAGGTCCATCAGGGCCAGACCCGCCTCTCGGGCGAGCCCTATTTGACCCATCCCATGGAAGTCGCGTTCATTCTCGCCCAGTTGCGCATGGATGTCGCTACGGTGGTCACCGGCCTGCTGCACGACACCATCGAGGATACCCTGACCACCCTGGATGAAATCCGTACCATTTTCGGCAATGAGGTCGCGACGCTGGTTGATGGGGTCACCAAGATCAGCAAGATGTTTCTGCGCTCCAGCGAGGAACGTCAGGCGGAAAATTTTCGCAAGATGCTCATCGCCATGGCGCGTGATATCCGGGTGATCCTGGTCAAGCTGGCCGATCGCCTGCATAACATGCGCACTCTGGGCTTTCAGGCGCCGGAGCGGCAACTGCGCATCGCCCGCGAAACTCTCGATATCTATGCGCCCCTCGCCAATCGCCTGGGTATCAGCTGGATCAAGAGCGAGCTGGAGGATCTGTCCTTCAAGCACCTTGAACCAGCGGGCTACAACGAACTCGCGGGAAAGGTGGCCCGGCGCGTCAAGGAACGCGAGGCCTACGTCGATCAGGTCAAGGACAAAATTCGCGTCAAGCTCGAAGAACATGGGATTCGCGGCGAGGTGTCGGGTCGCTCCAAGCACCTGTACTCCGTGTATCGCAAAATGGAGCGGCAGGGCATTGATTTCGAGCAGGTCTACGATCTGATCGCCTTTCGCGTGCTGGTCGATTCGGTGCGCGAATGCTATGAGGTCCTGGGCATCGTTCATTCGACCTGGAAGCCGATTCCCGGCCGCTTCAAGGACTACATCGCCATGCCCAAGGCGAATATGTACCAGTCGCTGCACACCACCGTCATCGGGCCATTCAATGAACGCATCGAGGTACAGATCCGCACCTGGGACATGCATCGCATCGCCGAGGAGGGCATCGCCGCCCATTGGAAGTACAAGGAGGGCAAGGGCGCCTCGACCCAGGAGCGTGAGGAGCGCGGCTTCGGCTGGTTGCGCCAGTTGCTTGAGTGGCAGCAGGAACTCAAGGACTCGCGCGAGTTTATGGACACGGTCAAGATCGACCTGTTTCCCGAGGAGGTATTTGTCTTTACCCCCAAGGGCGAGGTCAAGGAGCTGCCCAAGGGTTCGACTCCGGTGGATTTTGCCTACAGTGTGCACACCGACGTCGGCCACACCTGTGTCGGCGCGCGTGTCAACGGGCGGCTGGTGCCGCTCAAGACCGAGCTGCGCAATGGCGACGTCATCGAGGTCATGACCGCACCCAATCACACTCCGAGCAAGGATTGGCTCAAGTTCGTCCGCACCTCCAAGGCGCGCAACAAGATCCGGCAATGGATCAAGTCGGAGCAGCGCGAAAAGAGCATCGGCATAGGGCGTGATTTGCTCGAAAAAGAATTGCGCAAGTACGGCATGAGTTTCAACCGCGCCGTCGCCTCCCCGGATATGGCGCGCGGCATCAAGGAACTAGGCTTCGATCAGGTCGAGGATGTGCTCGCCGCCATTGGCTACGGCAAGCTCTCGGCGGGGCAGGTCACGGCGCGGGTGGTGCCGCAGGAAAGACTGCGCGGCGCCGAGGAGCAAAAGCCCAGTCGCCTCGGCCAGGTAATCGACAAGATCCGCAAGAAGCCCTCCAGTGCCATCAAGATTCAAGGCATTGAGGATATCATGGTGCGCTTTGCCAAGTGTTGCGGTCCGCTGCCCGGTGATGCGGTGGTGGGTTTCATCACCCGGGGACGCGGCGTGACCGTGCACACCGCGGACTGTCCCCATGTGCTGGAGGCCGACCCCGAGCGGCGCGTCGATATCGAATGGGATCTGAAGAAAAAGGCCTCGCGGCCCGTCAAGATGCGTGTTTACTGCGTGGACCAGAAGGGCATGCTGGCCGGCATTACCGGCGCCATCACCAATTCCGAGGCCAACATCATCAGCGCCAGCGTACATTCCAGCGTCGACGGCAAAGGGATCAACAACTTCGTGGTCGATGTGCAAAACCTCGAACACTTCAACAAAGTGGTTAACGCCTTGCTCAAGGTCAAAGGGGTCTACAAGGTCGAGCGCCTGCGGGGTTAG
- a CDS encoding RidA family protein yields MAIIKIETDQAPAAIGPYSQGIRAGDFVFFSGQIPLDAQSGEMVAGGIREQTEQVMANMKAALAAAGLGFSDVVKTTIYLTDLGQFALVNEIYGRFFTDPSPARATVQVAALPRGAAVEIEWVAYCGV; encoded by the coding sequence ATGGCGATAATAAAGATTGAGACCGATCAGGCGCCGGCCGCCATCGGCCCCTATTCTCAGGGGATTCGGGCCGGTGATTTCGTGTTTTTCTCGGGACAGATTCCCCTGGATGCGCAAAGCGGGGAAATGGTCGCGGGCGGGATTCGTGAGCAGACCGAGCAGGTCATGGCCAATATGAAAGCGGCCCTTGCCGCCGCCGGCCTGGGTTTTTCCGATGTGGTCAAAACCACCATTTATCTGACCGACCTCGGCCAGTTCGCCCTGGTCAACGAAATCTACGGGCGCTTTTTCACCGATCCGTCCCCGGCGCGGGCGACAGTCCAGGTGGCGGCGCTGCCCCGGGGGGCGGCGGTGGAAATTGAATGGGTGGCTTATTGCGGAGTTTAG
- the rpmB gene encoding 50S ribosomal protein L28, with protein MAKICEICGKKPSTGNNVSHAHNKTKKVWYPNLQKVKAVRGGTVRSVKVCTRCIRSGAITKAI; from the coding sequence ATGGCGAAGATTTGTGAAATTTGCGGAAAGAAGCCTTCGACTGGCAACAACGTCAGTCATGCCCATAACAAAACCAAGAAAGTTTGGTATCCCAACCTGCAGAAAGTCAAGGCCGTGCGCGGCGGCACCGTCCGCTCGGTCAAGGTCTGCACTCGCTGCATCCGCTCGGGCGCGATAACCAAGGCCATTTAA
- a CDS encoding DUF523 domain-containing protein: protein MSQPILVSACLLGLQTRYDGASKNHPGVQDWLSRHQRIPVPVCPEQLAGLPTPRSRTFFQAGAGHEVLEGSAQVVSEHGDERTAVFLRGARETLKIARLCGCRQALLKERSPSCGVHEVYCGEEKITGLGVAAALLQRSGIEVFSEEDLDAIQT, encoded by the coding sequence ATGTCGCAACCCATTCTCGTCAGCGCCTGCCTGCTCGGCCTGCAAACCCGCTACGACGGCGCCAGCAAGAACCACCCCGGCGTTCAAGACTGGCTAAGCCGCCACCAGAGGATTCCCGTTCCCGTTTGTCCAGAACAACTGGCGGGTCTGCCGACGCCGCGCTCGCGCACCTTTTTCCAGGCCGGGGCGGGTCACGAGGTTCTGGAGGGCAGCGCCCAGGTGGTCAGCGAGCACGGCGACGAGCGCACCGCCGTGTTTTTACGCGGAGCGCGGGAAACCCTGAAAATCGCCCGCCTGTGCGGCTGCCGCCAGGCCCTGCTCAAGGAACGCAGTCCCTCCTGCGGCGTGCATGAGGTCTACTGCGGCGAGGAGAAAATCACCGGGTTGGGGGTGGCGGCCGCCCTGCTGCAACGCAGCGGCATCGAGGTCTTCAGCGAAGAGGATCTCGACGCCATCCAAACCTGA
- the purN gene encoding phosphoribosylglycinamide formyltransferase produces the protein MAKLRVGVLASGRGSNLQSLLEQSLGGKIDAQVVLVASNKADAGALEKAREAGIPTRVIDHRGFASREDFDTAMVAALREAGVELVVLAGFMRLLSKVFLEAFPQRIMNIHPSLLPAFPGLNVQRQALEYGARFSGCTVHFVDGGLDTGPIIIQAVVPILEDDSEQSLAARILAEEHRIYPRAVQLFAEGRLRVEGRRVRIAPKADPPETALVNPALPG, from the coding sequence TTGGCAAAGTTGCGTGTGGGAGTTCTGGCCAGCGGCCGCGGCTCCAATCTTCAATCACTGCTCGAACAGAGCCTCGGCGGCAAGATCGACGCCCAGGTCGTGCTGGTCGCCAGCAACAAGGCCGACGCGGGCGCGCTTGAGAAAGCACGTGAGGCGGGCATTCCCACCCGGGTCATCGACCATCGCGGGTTTGCCAGCCGCGAGGACTTCGACACGGCCATGGTGGCCGCCCTGCGCGAGGCCGGGGTGGAACTGGTTGTGCTGGCCGGCTTCATGCGGCTGCTTTCCAAGGTTTTCCTGGAAGCCTTCCCACAGCGCATCATGAACATCCACCCTTCCCTGCTCCCCGCATTTCCAGGCCTCAACGTGCAGCGCCAAGCCCTCGAATACGGGGCGCGCTTTTCCGGCTGCACGGTACATTTCGTCGACGGCGGGCTGGATACCGGCCCCATCATCATTCAGGCGGTGGTGCCGATTCTTGAGGATGACAGCGAGCAAAGCCTTGCGGCCCGCATCCTTGCGGAAGAACACCGCATCTATCCGCGCGCCGTCCAACTGTTCGCCGAAGGCCGGCTGCGCGTCGAAGGACGGCGGGTGCGGATCGCTCCCAAGGCCGATCCGCCCGAAACAGCCCTCGTCAACCCTGCCCTGCCCGGCTAG
- the purM gene encoding phosphoribosylformylglycinamidine cyclo-ligase codes for MKKNSPSTYKDAGVDIEAGNRFVQMIKPLVKATSRPEVLTDIGGFGGLFSLNAGKYEKPTLVASTDGVGTKLKLAFMMDKHDTVGIDLVAMCVNDIVVQGAEPLFFLDYLATGKLAPEKAVDIVKGISAGCVEAGCALIGGETAEMPGFYAEGEYDLAGFTVGVVDNSKIIDGSSITVGDRIIGIASSGLHSNGYSLARKVFFETMGLQLDARLDGVEPPLGEALLTPTRIYVKPILNLLRDFNLKGIAHITGGGITENVPRVLPRHCRAVIECASWPKSALFEALRSGGNIEDAEMYRTFNYGIGMVLIVPEEETDEVMVRLSGLKEKAFVIGEIIKSEEEAGDVLLV; via the coding sequence TTGAAAAAAAACAGTCCCAGCACCTACAAAGACGCCGGCGTCGACATCGAAGCCGGCAACCGCTTCGTCCAGATGATCAAACCCCTGGTCAAGGCGACCAGCCGCCCCGAGGTGCTGACCGATATCGGCGGCTTCGGCGGTTTGTTTTCGCTTAATGCCGGCAAGTACGAAAAGCCGACCCTGGTGGCCTCCACCGACGGCGTCGGCACCAAGCTCAAGCTGGCCTTCATGATGGACAAGCACGATACGGTGGGCATCGACCTGGTCGCCATGTGCGTCAACGACATCGTGGTGCAGGGCGCCGAGCCGCTGTTCTTCCTCGACTATCTGGCCACGGGCAAGCTGGCGCCGGAAAAGGCGGTGGACATCGTCAAGGGCATCTCCGCCGGCTGCGTTGAGGCGGGATGCGCCCTCATCGGCGGCGAGACGGCCGAGATGCCGGGCTTCTACGCCGAAGGCGAGTATGATTTGGCCGGCTTCACCGTGGGCGTGGTCGACAACAGCAAAATAATCGACGGCTCCTCCATCACCGTGGGCGACCGCATCATCGGCATCGCCTCCAGCGGCCTGCACTCCAACGGCTATTCCCTGGCACGCAAGGTGTTCTTCGAAACCATGGGGCTGCAACTCGACGCGCGCCTCGACGGGGTGGAACCGCCCCTGGGCGAGGCCCTGCTGACTCCGACGCGCATCTACGTCAAGCCCATCCTCAACCTCTTGCGCGATTTCAATCTCAAGGGCATCGCTCACATCACGGGCGGCGGCATCACCGAAAACGTGCCGCGCGTTCTGCCGCGTCACTGCCGCGCGGTCATCGAATGTGCCAGCTGGCCCAAATCGGCCCTGTTCGAAGCCCTGCGTTCGGGTGGCAATATCGAGGACGCCGAGATGTACCGCACCTTCAACTACGGCATCGGCATGGTGCTGATCGTTCCGGAGGAAGAGACGGACGAAGTGATGGTGCGTCTCTCGGGCCTCAAGGAAAAAGCCTTCGTCATCGGCGAAATCATCAAATCCGAGGAAGAAGCCGGCGACGTCCTGCTGGTTTGA